A portion of the Chryseobacterium tructae genome contains these proteins:
- a CDS encoding AraC family transcriptional regulator gives MRTLEIKKNIQKEEDKNLSFRVFDLTSDYLQEYDKPHKKDHFFIIVIENGTLQLHIEDKVHSLKPGKISVVFPEQVHFISDISNDLKGKIILFEEVLFCSDILKNELSTYNVNLSTQLHCTILSSEDFQQSLYTISIIQGIYQYPSLIKKEQTRFHIKIFLLGLIESVHGLHPILHKETTDKPIYVRFKKLLNEHYKQYRTVQYYADELSITTKKLNSITKKHCGETAIQTIHNRILIEIKRQLMFSDLSHKEIAFDLGFNSPSALNKFVKSKLKETPTALQQELAQMYNT, from the coding sequence ATGAGGACGTTAGAAATTAAAAAGAATATTCAAAAGGAAGAGGATAAAAATCTTTCTTTTCGGGTTTTTGATTTAACAAGTGACTATTTACAAGAGTATGATAAGCCACACAAGAAAGATCATTTTTTTATTATTGTTATTGAAAACGGGACTTTACAGCTGCATATTGAGGATAAGGTTCATTCTTTGAAACCAGGAAAAATTTCTGTAGTATTTCCGGAGCAGGTGCATTTTATTTCTGATATAAGTAATGATTTGAAAGGAAAAATAATTCTGTTTGAAGAGGTATTATTCTGTTCAGATATTTTGAAAAATGAACTGAGTACTTATAATGTAAATCTTTCCACACAGCTTCATTGTACCATTTTATCTTCAGAAGACTTTCAGCAAAGTTTATATACAATCTCTATTATCCAGGGAATTTATCAATATCCAAGCCTTATCAAAAAGGAACAGACGAGGTTTCATATCAAAATTTTTCTGTTAGGCTTAATTGAATCTGTTCACGGATTGCATCCTATTCTTCATAAAGAAACAACTGACAAACCTATTTATGTTCGTTTTAAAAAATTATTGAACGAACATTACAAACAATACAGAACAGTTCAGTATTATGCTGATGAACTATCCATTACGACAAAAAAATTAAATTCAATTACTAAAAAACATTGCGGGGAAACGGCTATTCAGACTATTCATAACCGAATTTTAATAGAGATTAAACGACAATTGATGTTTTCAGACCTTTCTCATAAAGAAATTGCCTTTGATCTCGGTTTCAATTCTCCTTCTGCTCTCAACAAATTTGTAAAGTCTAAATTGAAGGAAACGCCTACTGCTCTACAACAGGAATTGGCGCAAATGTATAACACATAA
- a CDS encoding iron-containing alcohol dehydrogenase, with the protein MSKLFIAGEVFHGAGSLSELANIKGKKAVIVTGGSSMRKSGTLDKAIAYLTEAGIETQIFEGVEEDPSSATCMKGAEMMKTFEPDWVIGLGGCSAIDAAKIMWVFYEYPDADFDAMIKPFTVPVLRNKAKFIAIPSTSGTGTETTGLAVITDREKGVKYPIVSYELTPDIAIVDGEICASMPAHVTSNTGLDALTHCVEAFVSNIDNNIADALSKGGLEIVFNNLKEAVENPNNITARQNMHDASFMAGLAFNNAWLGIVHSLSHQVGALYGIPHGASNAIFLPNVIRYNAQATERYPDLARVIGKETAEDLAQAIETLRLEVNNQSAIKEFGISRKDWDKNIDYITANALADPCTGFNPRVPSLDELKAIYNACYEGLVYTEELVAG; encoded by the coding sequence ATGAGCAAATTATTTATTGCAGGAGAAGTTTTCCATGGTGCCGGAAGCCTTTCAGAATTAGCAAATATTAAGGGTAAAAAAGCGGTAATCGTAACGGGAGGAAGCTCTATGAGAAAAAGTGGAACTCTTGATAAAGCGATTGCTTACCTAACAGAAGCAGGAATCGAAACTCAGATTTTCGAAGGTGTAGAGGAAGATCCATCGTCAGCAACTTGCATGAAAGGTGCTGAAATGATGAAAACATTTGAGCCGGATTGGGTAATTGGTTTAGGAGGCTGTTCTGCCATTGATGCCGCAAAAATCATGTGGGTATTTTATGAATATCCTGATGCTGATTTCGATGCGATGATTAAGCCTTTCACGGTTCCGGTTTTAAGAAATAAAGCAAAATTTATCGCTATCCCTTCTACAAGTGGTACAGGAACTGAAACAACAGGTCTTGCCGTGATTACAGACAGGGAAAAAGGGGTGAAATATCCAATCGTTTCTTATGAATTAACACCGGATATTGCTATCGTAGATGGAGAGATCTGTGCTTCAATGCCTGCACACGTTACTTCAAATACAGGTCTTGATGCATTGACGCACTGTGTGGAAGCTTTTGTATCCAACATTGATAATAATATTGCAGATGCACTTTCAAAAGGAGGTCTTGAGATTGTTTTCAATAACTTAAAAGAGGCCGTAGAAAATCCAAACAATATTACGGCACGTCAGAATATGCATGACGCTTCCTTTATGGCAGGTTTAGCATTCAACAACGCTTGGTTGGGAATTGTTCACTCTTTATCTCACCAGGTTGGAGCACTGTACGGAATTCCTCATGGTGCTTCCAATGCCATTTTCCTTCCGAATGTTATCCGTTATAATGCTCAAGCTACAGAGCGCTACCCTGATTTAGCCAGAGTAATTGGTAAAGAAACCGCTGAAGATCTTGCACAGGCCATTGAAACGCTGCGTTTAGAAGTTAATAATCAATCGGCAATCAAAGAATTTGGAATTTCAAGAAAAGATTGGGATAAAAACATTGATTATATCACAGCGAATGCGCTTGCAGATCCATGTACAGGTTTCAACCCAAGAGTTCCTTCTTTAGATGAATTAAAGGCTATTTATAATGCTTGTTATGAAGGTCTTGTATACACAGAAGAATTGGTGGCAGGATAG
- a CDS encoding single-stranded DNA-binding protein, producing the protein MSLRNKVTLIGYTGKEVEMVNFENGNVKASVSLATSNHYTNAKGEKVEETQWHNLS; encoded by the coding sequence ATGTCACTAAGAAACAAAGTAACATTAATTGGTTACACAGGTAAAGAAGTTGAAATGGTAAACTTCGAAAACGGAAATGTAAAAGCAAGTGTATCTTTAGCTACCAGCAATCATTACACCAATGCTAAAGGCGAAAAGGTAGAAGAAACACAATGGCACAATTTATCATAA
- the pnuC gene encoding nicotinamide riboside transporter PnuC, which produces MMQEILQQTTWQEWLGVFFSVVQVLLARKNNSNTYLFGIAGILLSLYVMFFAKLYAEFTLNLYYLVMSIYGWLYWKFGKRKAETVISETTHQEKLITAGIVIGAFCLFWVFLTNFTDSDVPVLDSLVSAFAWAGMWLMARRKIENWILLNISNIIAIPLLIHKGLYLYSMLTAFLFIVAISGYLEWRKIIKNRKNAFA; this is translated from the coding sequence TTGATGCAGGAAATTTTACAACAGACAACATGGCAGGAATGGCTTGGAGTCTTCTTTTCAGTAGTTCAGGTCTTATTGGCACGAAAAAACAATTCCAATACCTATCTTTTCGGGATTGCCGGAATTTTACTTTCGCTATATGTCATGTTTTTCGCTAAACTCTATGCGGAATTTACCTTAAATCTCTACTATTTAGTAATGAGCATTTACGGATGGCTGTATTGGAAATTCGGGAAACGAAAAGCGGAAACTGTTATTTCTGAAACTACTCATCAGGAAAAACTGATTACCGCAGGAATTGTAATAGGAGCATTCTGTCTTTTCTGGGTTTTTCTGACAAACTTCACCGATTCTGACGTTCCGGTTTTGGATTCTCTGGTAAGTGCTTTTGCCTGGGCCGGAATGTGGTTGATGGCAAGAAGAAAAATTGAAAATTGGATTTTACTCAATATAAGCAATATTATTGCGATTCCGCTGCTGATCCATAAAGGTCTCTATTTATATTCAATGCTGACCGCTTTCTTATTCATTGTTGCTATTTCAGGCTATCTGGAGTGGCGAAAAATCATTAAAAACAGAAAAAATGCTTTCGCATAA